In Streptomyces sp. NBC_00878, a single window of DNA contains:
- a CDS encoding IS110 family transposase, with amino-acid sequence MVDTTAIDLFLGLDLGKEFHHAHGRTEDGTTVHDKRLPNTEPELLELFTRLVAKFGTVLVIVDQVANIGALPLTVARAAGCRVAYLPGLSMRRAADLHPGEAKTDVRDAFVIAETARTMPHTLRAVDRDDEVLAELTMLTGYDNDLAGEVNRATNRLRGLLSQIHPSLERVLGPRLAYPYIQALLQRHGSPARLKKLGRARCEALLKAHGSRKAHHLTTEIFDALAEQTLVVPGTEASALIVPGLAAQLAAAHTQRRATEQEIAALLEALPLFHLLTSLPGLGVRTTAAVIVAIGDGTGFPTAGHLASYAGLAPATKSSGTSIRGEHAPHRGNRLLKRALFQAAFAAIGCKTDPSSRTYYDRQRARGKTHTQAILRLARQRVNVIHAMIRTGALYEPHTPSDVDLVA; translated from the coding sequence ATGGTCGACACGACCGCGATAGATCTCTTCCTCGGCCTGGACCTGGGCAAGGAGTTCCACCACGCCCACGGCCGGACCGAGGACGGCACAACCGTGCACGACAAGCGGCTGCCCAACACCGAGCCGGAACTGCTGGAACTGTTCACCAGGCTGGTGGCGAAGTTCGGCACTGTCCTGGTGATCGTGGACCAGGTCGCCAACATCGGCGCGCTGCCGCTGACGGTGGCCCGCGCGGCGGGCTGCCGGGTGGCCTACCTGCCCGGTCTGTCGATGCGGCGGGCCGCCGACCTGCACCCGGGCGAGGCCAAGACCGACGTCCGCGACGCGTTCGTGATCGCCGAGACCGCCCGCACCATGCCGCACACCCTGCGCGCGGTGGACCGCGACGACGAGGTGCTGGCCGAGCTGACCATGCTCACCGGCTACGACAACGACCTGGCCGGCGAGGTCAACCGCGCCACCAACCGGCTGCGCGGCTTGCTCTCCCAGATCCACCCCTCTCTCGAGCGCGTGCTCGGCCCGCGCCTGGCCTACCCCTATATCCAGGCCCTCCTCCAACGGCACGGCTCCCCGGCGAGACTGAAGAAACTCGGCCGGGCCCGCTGCGAGGCCCTGCTCAAGGCACACGGCTCGCGCAAGGCCCACCACCTCACCACCGAGATCTTCGACGCGCTCGCCGAGCAGACCCTGGTCGTTCCCGGCACCGAGGCATCCGCGCTGATCGTGCCCGGCCTGGCCGCCCAGCTCGCCGCCGCCCACACCCAGCGCCGGGCCACCGAGCAGGAGATCGCCGCCCTGCTGGAGGCCCTCCCTCTTTTCCACCTCCTGACGTCTCTGCCCGGCCTCGGCGTCAGGACCACAGCGGCCGTGATCGTCGCGATCGGTGACGGCACCGGCTTCCCCACCGCCGGACACCTCGCCTCCTACGCCGGACTCGCCCCGGCCACGAAGTCCTCGGGCACCTCGATTCGCGGCGAGCACGCACCCCACCGCGGCAACCGGCTCCTCAAACGAGCCCTGTTCCAGGCCGCGTTCGCCGCGATCGGCTGCAAAACCGACCCGTCCTCCCGGACCTACTACGACCGGCAACGCGCACGCGGCAAGACCCACACCCAGGCAATCCTCCGCCTCGCCCGGCAACGCGTGAACGTCATCCACGCGATGATCCGCACCGGCGCCCTCTACGAACCACACACCCCCAGCGACGTCGACCTCGTAGCCTGA
- a CDS encoding DUF2269 domain-containing protein: protein MKLSRPARRATLVVHVAASAGWLGLTLGLLALGITATTTGSAVTVEASVRAMKLFADWLLLPLAFLTLLSGLVLSLGTPWGLARHRWVYIKFWLTLATTTATVFALRPGVGSAVTAVSAGGPLPDPGDVLFGPIVSLSAYLFMTVISILKPWGLTRRGRRLREQKPRGQEPRGQKISTAARKPVDVERTGQTA from the coding sequence GTGAAACTAAGCCGCCCCGCACGCCGGGCCACCCTCGTCGTCCATGTAGCCGCCTCCGCGGGCTGGCTCGGGCTCACGCTCGGGCTGCTCGCCCTGGGGATCACCGCGACCACCACAGGGTCCGCGGTAACCGTGGAGGCCTCCGTCCGCGCCATGAAGCTGTTCGCCGACTGGCTTCTGCTCCCCCTCGCGTTCCTCACGCTCCTGAGCGGTCTGGTGCTGTCCTTGGGCACGCCGTGGGGGCTGGCAAGGCATCGCTGGGTCTACATCAAGTTCTGGCTGACCCTCGCCACGACCACCGCCACTGTCTTCGCGCTGCGCCCCGGCGTCGGATCCGCCGTCACGGCCGTTTCGGCGGGCGGACCGCTGCCCGACCCCGGTGACGTTCTGTTCGGGCCGATCGTCTCGCTGTCCGCCTATCTCTTCATGACGGTGATCTCGATCCTCAAGCCCTGGGGACTGACTCGGCGCGGGCGGAGGCTGCGTGAGCAGAAGCCGCGTGGACAAGAACCGCGTGGGCAAAAGATCAGTACAGCCGCCCGGAAACCGGTGGACGTCGAGCGTACGGGTCAGACAGCCTGA
- a CDS encoding MFS transporter, giving the protein MPLALLALAIGAFGIGTTEFVIMGLLPDVASDFGVSIPTAGFLVTGYALGVMFGAPLMTVLGTKVSRKRMLMLLMGLFIVGNLLSAIAPSFSVMLIGRVVASLAHGAFFGIGSVVAADLVAPDKKAGAISMMFTGLTVANVIGVPLGTLIGQSVGWRVTFTIVAVLGVLGLAGIAKLVPDMPKPEGVRLRHEVAAFKNVQVLLAMAMTVLGFGGVFAAITYIAPMMTHVGGFADGSVTWLLVLFGLGMVGGNLVGGRFADRALMPMLYVSLGALAVVLALFTLTAHNKIAAAVTITLIGALGFATVPPLQKRVLDQAHGAPTLASAVNIGAFNLGNALSAWLGGLVIAAGLGYTAPNWVGAVLAAAALVLAVLSAALERRAATDDVDSLVVTGAAPTESVQQKATVHP; this is encoded by the coding sequence ATGCCTCTCGCGCTTCTGGCCCTCGCGATCGGGGCCTTCGGAATCGGCACCACCGAGTTCGTGATCATGGGCTTGCTGCCCGATGTCGCGAGTGACTTCGGTGTCTCCATCCCCACCGCGGGCTTCCTCGTGACCGGCTACGCGCTCGGCGTCATGTTCGGCGCGCCGCTCATGACGGTCCTCGGCACCAAGGTGTCCCGCAAGCGGATGCTGATGCTCCTGATGGGGCTCTTCATCGTCGGGAACCTGCTCTCCGCCATCGCGCCCTCCTTCTCCGTGATGCTGATCGGCCGCGTGGTCGCGTCGCTCGCGCACGGCGCCTTCTTCGGCATCGGCTCGGTCGTCGCCGCGGACCTCGTCGCGCCTGACAAGAAGGCAGGCGCCATCTCGATGATGTTCACGGGCCTGACCGTCGCCAACGTAATCGGCGTACCGCTGGGCACCCTCATCGGTCAGTCCGTCGGCTGGCGCGTGACCTTCACGATCGTCGCGGTCCTGGGTGTTCTCGGCCTGGCGGGCATCGCCAAGCTCGTCCCCGACATGCCCAAGCCGGAAGGCGTGCGCCTGCGCCACGAGGTGGCCGCGTTCAAGAACGTCCAGGTGCTGCTGGCCATGGCGATGACCGTCCTCGGCTTCGGCGGTGTCTTCGCGGCGATCACCTACATCGCGCCGATGATGACGCACGTGGGCGGTTTCGCCGACGGCTCCGTCACCTGGCTGCTCGTGCTCTTCGGCCTCGGCATGGTCGGCGGCAACCTCGTCGGCGGCAGGTTCGCCGACCGTGCCCTGATGCCGATGCTGTACGTCTCTCTGGGCGCGCTCGCGGTCGTACTCGCCCTCTTCACGCTCACCGCGCACAACAAGATCGCGGCGGCTGTGACCATCACGCTGATCGGTGCCCTCGGGTTCGCCACCGTGCCGCCGCTCCAGAAGCGGGTGCTCGACCAGGCGCACGGCGCCCCGACGCTCGCCTCCGCCGTGAACATCGGCGCCTTCAACCTCGGCAACGCCCTCTCCGCCTGGCTCGGCGGCCTCGTCATCGCAGCCGGCCTCGGCTACACCGCTCCCAACTGGGTCGGTGCCGTTCTCGCGGCCGCTGCCCTGGTGCTCGCCGTCCTCTCGGCCGCTCTGGAGCGCCGGGCCGCCACCGACGACGTCGACAGCCTGGTTGTCACCGGGGCTGCGCCGACCGAGTCCGTACAGCAGAAGGCCACAGTCCACCCCTGA
- a CDS encoding heme-binding protein — translation MSTTAVAPLTIQDAEVLVTAARRAAEAADVTVSVTVLDAGGHLLAFRRDDRAVLISGETSTRKAYTALQLDTPTADLVDAVQPGGLFHTLPTALDRPLLFIAGGVPVHRDGRLIGAIGVGGGAPEQDHTFATAAVKALA, via the coding sequence ATGAGCACCACCGCTGTCGCCCCGCTGACCATCCAGGACGCCGAGGTTCTCGTCACCGCCGCCCGTCGGGCCGCGGAAGCCGCCGATGTGACGGTCAGCGTCACCGTCCTCGACGCGGGCGGCCATCTGCTTGCCTTCCGGCGTGACGACCGGGCCGTACTGATCTCCGGTGAGACCAGCACCCGCAAGGCGTACACGGCACTGCAGCTGGACACCCCCACCGCCGACCTTGTCGACGCGGTCCAGCCGGGTGGCCTCTTCCACACCCTGCCCACCGCGCTCGACCGCCCGCTTCTCTTCATCGCGGGCGGTGTCCCTGTCCACCGTGACGGTCGTCTGATCGGCGCGATCGGAGTCGGCGGCGGCGCGCCCGAGCAGGACCACACCTTTGCCACCGCGGCAGTGAAGGCGCTCGCCTAG
- a CDS encoding GNAT family N-acetyltransferase produces MSTPSPTSLPIRRLTPRDLVACADLCENRGWPREEHKWSLLLAAGTGFGIDDPDGGLVTACVVTSYGPRDRPGLAAIGMVLVAERHARQGVGRRLMRHVVAELGTTPLTLHATPYGRPLYEELGFKAIGRTEMVRGHFVPGGPEPEVATRAATAGDLTAILRLDEEVFGTDRTHMITRLPAFADQLRVAEQDGRISGYAAAWPNMDNHVVGPLIAQDTETAKALIASLAARTDRVLRTDIDVRHEELLVWVKERGLASAGFNAVMTFGIGELPGDWTRRFAPLTVAAG; encoded by the coding sequence GTGTCGACTCCTTCCCCCACCTCTCTGCCCATCCGTCGTCTGACCCCGCGCGATCTCGTCGCCTGCGCCGATCTTTGCGAGAACCGCGGTTGGCCTCGCGAGGAACACAAGTGGAGCCTCCTTCTCGCGGCCGGCACGGGCTTCGGCATCGACGACCCCGACGGGGGCCTCGTCACTGCCTGCGTCGTGACCTCGTACGGGCCTCGGGACCGCCCCGGGCTGGCCGCCATCGGCATGGTGCTGGTCGCCGAGCGGCACGCCCGCCAGGGCGTCGGACGCCGACTGATGCGGCATGTCGTCGCCGAACTGGGCACCACACCGTTGACGCTGCACGCGACACCGTACGGGCGCCCTCTCTACGAGGAGCTGGGCTTCAAGGCCATCGGGCGGACCGAGATGGTCCGCGGCCACTTCGTTCCAGGCGGCCCGGAGCCCGAAGTCGCCACACGCGCGGCCACGGCCGGGGACCTCACCGCGATCCTCCGGCTCGACGAAGAGGTCTTCGGTACCGATCGCACGCACATGATCACGCGCCTGCCCGCCTTCGCCGACCAGCTGCGAGTCGCCGAGCAGGACGGACGGATCTCCGGGTATGCCGCCGCCTGGCCCAACATGGACAACCACGTCGTGGGCCCGCTGATCGCTCAGGACACGGAGACGGCCAAGGCACTCATCGCCTCGCTGGCCGCCCGAACCGACCGCGTGCTGCGCACCGACATCGACGTACGGCACGAGGAGTTGCTGGTCTGGGTGAAGGAACGCGGGCTCGCCTCCGCGGGCTTCAACGCGGTCATGACGTTCGGCATCGGGGAGTTGCCCGGCGACTGGACGCGGCGATTCGCTCCGCTCACGGTGGCGGCGGGCTGA
- a CDS encoding HAD family phosphatase, with product MARLHLFDLDGTLLHGTSAPVEISRQLGLEAETMALDEAIGTGLIGPPEYATRVHALWTDLTEAHVATAFASAPWLEGIKDVWAEIRGSGDYCAVVSLSPSFFVERLTGWGAHAAYGSRFPAVPFTEPVDPAGILSAAAKVRIADRLCAEFGVARADCVAYGDSMSDRDLFGVVPVSVAVNADRHLEGLATHSYVGRDLRDAYELVRPAR from the coding sequence ATGGCGAGACTTCATCTCTTCGATCTGGACGGGACGTTGCTGCATGGCACCTCGGCGCCCGTAGAAATATCCCGGCAGCTCGGCCTGGAAGCCGAGACCATGGCGCTCGATGAGGCGATCGGCACGGGACTCATAGGCCCACCGGAGTACGCGACGCGGGTACACGCGCTCTGGACGGACCTCACCGAAGCACATGTGGCGACGGCTTTCGCGAGCGCGCCGTGGCTGGAGGGCATCAAGGACGTCTGGGCGGAGATCAGGGGGAGCGGCGACTACTGCGCCGTCGTCTCGCTCTCACCCTCCTTCTTCGTCGAGCGGCTGACGGGGTGGGGCGCACACGCGGCGTACGGATCACGCTTCCCCGCCGTGCCGTTCACCGAGCCGGTGGACCCTGCCGGGATTCTGAGTGCGGCGGCCAAGGTACGGATCGCGGACCGGCTCTGCGCAGAGTTCGGGGTGGCGAGGGCCGACTGCGTCGCGTACGGCGACTCGATGTCGGACAGGGACCTTTTCGGGGTGGTTCCGGTATCCGTCGCCGTCAATGCGGACCGGCATCTGGAAGGTCTCGCCACCCACTCCTACGTCGGGCGGGATCTGCGGGATGCCTATGAATTGGTGCGCCCTGCCCGGTAA
- a CDS encoding GNAT family N-acetyltransferase, which translates to MGDLEIRPAGADDVPAIVSMLADDPLGAQRESPDDLSPYLTALERLSGDPNQHLVVAVREGRVVGTLQLTIIPGLSRKGATRSIIEGVRVHADERGSGLGTRFIEWAIDRSRSEGCQLVQLTSDVSRTDAHRFYERLGFTASHVGFKLQL; encoded by the coding sequence ATGGGAGATCTTGAGATACGACCGGCCGGAGCGGACGATGTCCCCGCCATCGTCTCGATGCTCGCCGACGACCCACTGGGGGCGCAGCGAGAATCACCGGACGACCTGAGCCCCTATCTGACCGCCCTGGAGCGCCTGAGCGGCGACCCGAACCAGCATCTGGTCGTCGCCGTGCGTGAGGGCCGTGTCGTCGGCACGCTCCAACTCACGATCATTCCGGGGCTGTCCCGCAAGGGCGCGACCCGCTCGATCATCGAAGGCGTACGCGTCCATGCCGATGAGCGCGGCAGCGGCCTGGGCACCCGCTTCATCGAGTGGGCGATCGACCGTTCCCGGAGCGAGGGCTGCCAGTTGGTGCAGTTGACCTCCGACGTCAGCCGCACCGACGCCCACCGGTTCTACGAACGGCTCGGCTTCACGGCATCCCACGTCGGGTTCAAGCTGCAGCTCTGA
- a CDS encoding MarR family winged helix-turn-helix transcriptional regulator → MTATDPALTALAQGWCALSLLHGRIEAHIERALQSKHNLSVREYSLLDVLSRQHDGDGGHLQMKQVADAVVLSQSATTRLVTRLEDRGLLLRYLCPTDRRGIYTNVSEAGLKLLDEARPTNDAALREALDEAARNPELAPLVRVVESASVPAPS, encoded by the coding sequence ATGACAGCGACGGACCCCGCGCTCACCGCCCTTGCCCAGGGCTGGTGTGCCCTCTCTCTGCTGCACGGGAGGATCGAGGCGCACATCGAACGGGCCCTGCAGTCCAAGCACAACCTGAGCGTTCGCGAGTACTCGCTCCTCGACGTTCTCAGCCGTCAGCACGACGGTGACGGCGGCCACCTGCAGATGAAGCAGGTCGCCGACGCGGTCGTCCTCAGCCAGAGCGCCACCACACGACTGGTGACCCGGCTCGAGGACCGCGGGCTGCTCTTGCGCTACCTGTGCCCGACCGACCGCCGCGGCATCTACACGAACGTCAGCGAGGCAGGTCTCAAGCTCCTCGACGAGGCCCGGCCCACCAATGACGCCGCCCTGCGCGAGGCGCTCGACGAAGCGGCCAGGAATCCCGAACTGGCTCCGCTGGTCCGCGTCGTGGAGTCCGCGAGCGTACCGGCCCCCTCGTAG